In Desulfotignum phosphitoxidans DSM 13687, the genomic stretch CATGGGACTGGCGGGACAGCAGGAAGCCCTCCTGATTTGCGGCGGAGCCCTCAATGACCATGGCCAGGGTTTCAGAGAAGTTTTCCAATCCTCGATTGCTGATGTGCTTGAATCGGGAGCCGTTTGTTTTAGCCACTGAAATCAATCCATTGGTGCAGACCAGGCGATAGAAAAACGATTCAATACTGAAGGCGATAAGCCCCACCTCACTGTTCGTGAACACGATCCCCGGGATGATTTCATCCAAAGGCCCATGACCGGAGTTCACCCCGAATGCCTTTTCAAACTCAGGAATCTTGAGCAGGAACATACCGTGGTCCAGGGAAAACTGCACTTTCAGACCGGGACTGAACCCCTGCTCCAAAAGTTGCGCCAGGATTTCCATGTTATCCAGGGGCTGATACCTATCGGTGAAAACCGCCCGAAGTGATTGTCCGTTGAACCGGCAGAAAAAGGTATCTCTGTTTTTCCGCTCCTGCTCAATCCAATAATTGAGATTCCGTGCCTGCAAATCTTCAGGACACCTGGACAGATAAGAATAAGGCACCCGGAGCCGATTGGAAAAAAGCCTTTGGGCAGTGGGAGCCACATCTACCGGTTTACCAGAAATCCACATCTGTTTGAGGCTGTCAAACTCCATCTCATGAACAGGCACGGTTTCATCAAAATGGTGGATGGAATCCTGATGCACTTTGGTGATGACGTTTTCGAGAGTTGTGATGTTTGCCATGATAATTCTCCTTTCTATGTGAGTGCAGCCTAAGAAA encodes the following:
- a CDS encoding DUF932 domain-containing protein, encoding MANITTLENVITKVHQDSIHHFDETVPVHEMEFDSLKQMWISGKPVDVAPTAQRLFSNRLRVPYSYLSRCPEDLQARNLNYWIEQERKNRDTFFCRFNGQSLRAVFTDRYQPLDNMEILAQLLEQGFSPGLKVQFSLDHGMFLLKIPEFEKAFGVNSGHGPLDEIIPGIVFTNSEVGLIAFSIESFFYRLVCTNGLISVAKTNGSRFKHISNRGLENFSETLAMVIEGSAANQEGFLLSRQSHVDNPMASIEAFSRRFGLSQNEAEIVKKAFLMEPGDTLFFVINAFTAAAKADNLTTADVYKFEKAGGQILSMVKS